Proteins found in one Bremerella volcania genomic segment:
- a CDS encoding anthranilate synthase component I family protein → MMNRNPVLGTPLVTPLDARFTPEHVFARLAHIPHVLWLDSARHDDTLGRYSFLMADPVEVIQAGPLQMETALARLSELERTFQLARIADLPPFQGGAAGYFSYDLNRAFEKVSEARFNEFHLPLISFGIYDWVAAWDHAQGKGWLFSTGFPEVDSDKREARAKTRADEILARVERDAQFCKEVESGRIVPASELAPCFACPEFPGVMSNFPKEDYLEVVRRSVEYIHAGDIFQVNLSQRLIAEARSSSPELYLKLRKKNPAPFAGYYDFGMGQIVSASPERFISVRDRTIESRPIKGTRRRSGRPELDMFWGDELIRSEKDRAENVMIVDLLRNDLSRICDPPSVEVTSLCGLETYQTVQHLVSIIVGKLSPDVGIRDILQAIFPGGSITGAPKIRAMEIISELEPTARGPYCGSLGYFGFDGSIDWNILIRTVIASAGWWQFPVGGGIVADSDPLREYEETWHKAMGLLHAVLDE, encoded by the coding sequence ATGATGAATCGTAACCCTGTGCTCGGAACTCCGTTGGTCACTCCGCTGGACGCACGCTTTACGCCTGAGCATGTCTTCGCTCGCCTCGCCCATATTCCGCATGTGCTGTGGCTGGACAGTGCCCGGCACGATGACACGCTTGGAAGGTATAGTTTTCTGATGGCCGACCCGGTCGAAGTCATCCAGGCCGGACCACTTCAGATGGAAACTGCCCTGGCCCGGTTGTCGGAACTGGAGAGGACGTTTCAACTGGCTCGGATCGCCGATCTTCCTCCGTTTCAGGGAGGCGCGGCGGGCTACTTTTCGTATGACCTGAACCGGGCATTTGAAAAGGTTTCAGAGGCCAGGTTCAACGAGTTTCACCTCCCACTCATTTCGTTCGGCATCTACGACTGGGTAGCGGCTTGGGATCATGCCCAAGGAAAAGGTTGGTTGTTCTCGACCGGCTTCCCCGAAGTTGATTCGGACAAACGAGAAGCTCGCGCCAAGACAAGGGCTGATGAGATCCTGGCACGGGTGGAGCGTGATGCCCAATTCTGCAAAGAAGTCGAATCGGGAAGGATTGTTCCCGCGTCGGAATTGGCTCCCTGCTTTGCCTGCCCGGAGTTCCCTGGCGTGATGAGCAACTTCCCTAAGGAAGATTACCTGGAAGTCGTTCGCAGGTCGGTCGAGTACATCCACGCTGGCGATATCTTTCAAGTCAATTTGTCTCAGCGATTGATTGCAGAAGCTAGGTCGTCTTCTCCTGAGTTGTATTTGAAGCTACGTAAGAAGAACCCCGCCCCGTTCGCTGGATACTACGACTTCGGCATGGGGCAGATCGTTTCGGCTTCGCCAGAGCGTTTCATCTCGGTTCGTGATCGCACGATCGAATCGCGACCGATCAAGGGGACGCGTCGTCGCAGTGGCCGACCTGAATTGGACATGTTTTGGGGCGACGAATTGATCCGCAGCGAAAAGGATCGGGCCGAGAATGTGATGATCGTCGATCTGCTAAGAAATGATTTATCGAGGATCTGCGATCCGCCGAGTGTCGAGGTGACGAGCCTCTGCGGACTGGAAACCTACCAGACGGTGCAACACCTGGTGTCGATCATCGTTGGGAAGCTGAGCCCAGATGTGGGCATTCGAGACATTCTCCAGGCGATCTTCCCCGGCGGTTCGATCACCGGCGCGCCGAAGATTCGGGCCATGGAGATCATTTCGGAACTCGAGCCCACGGCTCGCGGACCTTATTGCGGCTCACTGGGATATTTCGGTTTCGACGGTTCGATCGACTGGAATATCCTCATCCGCACGGTGATCGCTTCGGCCGGTTGGTGGCAGTTTCCGGTGGGCGGGGGCATTGTGGCCGACTCGGACCCCTTGCGGGAATATGAGGAGACGTGGCATAAAGCAATGGGGCTTCTCCATGCGGTGCTCGACGAATGA
- a CDS encoding anthranilate synthase component II yields MILVIDNYDSFVHNLARYFRQLGQEVRVCRNDAITIDQIKQMQPAAIVLSPGPCTPTESGVCLDVVGQLHLAVPILGVCLGHQAIVEALGGRVVRSNRPMHGQASRITHDGGGVFRGLPSPMQVGRYHSLIAERESLPACLRIDAQTDDGTIMAVSHEALPVVGVQFHPESVLTEHGYALLANFLQMAGLPSTANVDIAMPKIIVPGGPIAGEDIYWSHEL; encoded by the coding sequence ATGATCTTGGTCATCGACAACTACGATAGCTTCGTGCACAACCTGGCGCGGTATTTTCGCCAGTTGGGGCAAGAGGTACGCGTGTGTCGCAACGATGCTATCACGATTGACCAGATCAAGCAGATGCAACCGGCCGCGATCGTTCTTTCCCCGGGGCCATGCACACCCACCGAGTCTGGCGTTTGCCTGGATGTGGTCGGGCAGCTTCATCTAGCGGTACCCATCTTGGGCGTGTGCCTGGGACATCAAGCGATCGTCGAGGCGCTGGGTGGTCGTGTTGTTCGTTCGAATCGGCCGATGCATGGCCAGGCCTCGCGCATCACGCATGACGGGGGTGGTGTTTTTCGTGGGCTTCCCTCCCCGATGCAAGTTGGCAGGTATCATTCGTTAATCGCGGAAAGAGAAAGCTTGCCGGCATGTTTACGGATCGATGCCCAGACCGATGACGGAACGATCATGGCGGTCTCGCACGAGGCTCTGCCGGTTGTGGGCGTTCAGTTTCATCCCGAGTCTGTTCTTACCGAGCACGGCTACGCGCTGCTGGCCAACTTTCTGCAGATGGCGGGACTGCCTTCGACGGCTAACGTTGACATCGCCATGCCCAAGATCATCGTACCGGGGGGGCCGATTGCCGGAGAGGACATTTATTGGAGCCACGAACTGTGA
- a CDS encoding DUF447 domain-containing protein, whose product MSDLRLRIVEGMLTTQNADGTVNVAPMGPRVNDEFTQFLLRPFPGSRTYENLLRTRQATFHVTDDVEMIAQAAIGDLHQSPEFHSDSGEGYHILAGCCRWYQLEAAQVDTSGERAALTCRVVRMGHLRNFLGLNRAKHAVLELAILATRVHLLSAEEIDQAIVMMSPWVEKTGGDAEVRAWEFLLSAIQQRRFAGRESS is encoded by the coding sequence GTGAGCGATCTCCGATTACGTATCGTCGAGGGAATGCTCACGACGCAGAATGCCGATGGCACGGTGAACGTGGCTCCGATGGGACCTCGCGTCAACGACGAGTTCACCCAGTTTCTGCTGCGTCCCTTTCCTGGGTCCCGTACGTACGAGAACTTGCTGCGAACACGCCAAGCTACGTTTCACGTGACCGACGACGTCGAGATGATTGCCCAGGCAGCCATCGGGGACTTGCATCAATCACCAGAATTTCATTCGGATAGTGGCGAGGGTTATCACATCCTTGCTGGCTGCTGCCGCTGGTATCAGTTAGAAGCGGCCCAGGTCGATACGTCCGGAGAGCGGGCCGCATTGACTTGCCGCGTCGTACGGATGGGACATCTGCGAAACTTTTTGGGACTCAATCGCGCAAAGCATGCGGTCTTGGAACTGGCCATTCTGGCAACACGCGTGCATCTACTTTCGGCGGAAGAAATCGATCAGGCGATCGTCATGATGAGTCCCTGGGTCGAGAAAACTGGGGGCGATGCGGAAGTCCGGGCCTGGGAATTCCTCCTATCGGCGATCCAACAGCGGCGATTTGCGGGCAGGGAATCGTCCTAA
- a CDS encoding pyridoxine 5'-phosphate synthase, translated as MPHLGVNIDHVATIRQARNTNEPDPVWAAALSELGGADCITLHLREDRRHIQDRDLEVMRQTVKVKLNLELAAEADVVSIACRVKPDQVTLVPERREEVTTEGGLDVVTHEASIVRAIDQFREAGISVSLFLDPDPKQIEMAAKLKVDAVELHTGQYALTRGREQQKELARLSIAGEQIHKAGMQLLAGHGLTYTNVQPIAQIPEMAELNIGHSIVSRAVFVGFRDAVAEMKRLITL; from the coding sequence ATGCCTCATCTGGGCGTTAATATTGATCATGTTGCCACGATTCGCCAGGCTCGCAATACCAATGAACCTGACCCGGTTTGGGCGGCGGCCCTCTCCGAATTGGGGGGCGCGGACTGTATCACGCTTCACCTTCGCGAAGATCGCCGCCACATTCAGGACCGCGACCTGGAAGTGATGCGGCAAACCGTCAAGGTCAAGCTGAACCTGGAGTTGGCCGCGGAAGCCGATGTGGTTTCGATTGCATGCCGCGTGAAGCCTGACCAGGTGACCCTGGTGCCAGAACGCCGCGAAGAAGTCACCACCGAAGGGGGCCTGGACGTCGTCACCCACGAGGCATCGATCGTCCGAGCAATCGATCAATTTCGAGAAGCTGGGATTTCCGTCAGTCTGTTTCTGGATCCTGATCCGAAGCAGATCGAAATGGCGGCCAAGCTGAAGGTGGACGCCGTCGAACTGCACACCGGGCAATACGCTCTCACGCGGGGGCGCGAGCAGCAAAAGGAACTGGCGCGTCTCTCGATCGCTGGCGAGCAGATCCACAAAGCCGGCATGCAGCTACTTGCGGGGCATGGGCTGACTTATACGAATGTTCAGCCAATTGCACAGATTCCCGAAATGGCCGAACTTAATATCGGTCACAGTATCGTTTCGCGAGCCGTTTTCGTTGGTTTTCGCGACGCGGTGGCCGAAATGAAACGGCTGATCACGCTCTAG
- the dapA gene encoding 4-hydroxy-tetrahydrodipicolinate synthase, which produces MTRKGSGFAGVSVAITTPFKGGLVDYDLLKQQVEFQIEAGVDCLCPVGTTGESPTLSHDEHERVISVVIETVAGRAKVMPGTGSNSTHEALKLTRWAAGEGADAALVVAPYYNKPTQEGFYQHFKALAEDSSIPICVYNIPGRTGKNIEPETIARLGELDQIQLVKEATGSMDQASQTLELSNLTLLSGDDSMTLPLMSIGGAGVISVVGNIVPQDMLQLVRAAAAGNYAEAQKMHFKLFTLCREMLGLSTNPIPIKGAMKMLGRDSGELRLPMTPLCENGEKRLAQVLTDYGLL; this is translated from the coding sequence ATGACACGCAAAGGTAGCGGCTTCGCAGGCGTATCGGTAGCAATCACGACTCCCTTCAAGGGAGGTTTGGTGGACTACGACTTGCTGAAACAACAGGTTGAATTTCAGATTGAAGCGGGCGTGGATTGCCTTTGTCCGGTAGGGACCACGGGCGAGTCCCCGACCCTGTCTCATGACGAGCACGAACGCGTCATCAGCGTGGTTATCGAAACGGTGGCCGGTCGCGCGAAGGTGATGCCTGGGACGGGCTCGAACAGTACCCACGAAGCGCTCAAGCTCACGCGTTGGGCAGCTGGAGAAGGCGCGGATGCGGCCTTAGTCGTCGCACCCTACTACAACAAGCCGACTCAAGAAGGTTTCTACCAACACTTCAAAGCCTTGGCCGAAGACTCGTCGATTCCGATCTGCGTGTATAACATTCCTGGTCGTACCGGCAAGAACATCGAACCAGAGACGATTGCCCGCCTGGGCGAACTGGACCAGATTCAACTGGTGAAAGAAGCGACCGGCTCGATGGATCAGGCCTCCCAAACGCTGGAACTGTCGAACCTGACGCTTCTGAGCGGTGACGACAGTATGACCCTGCCACTGATGTCGATTGGCGGCGCAGGGGTGATTTCGGTCGTCGGCAACATCGTTCCACAGGACATGTTGCAACTGGTCAGGGCCGCCGCCGCAGGGAATTACGCCGAAGCGCAGAAGATGCACTTCAAGTTGTTTACGCTCTGTCGCGAAATGCTCGGTCTCTCGACCAACCCGATTCCGATCAAGGGTGCCATGAAGATGCTCGGCCGTGACTCGGGCGAACTGCGTCTGCCGATGACGCCGCTGTGCGAAAACGGCGAGAAGCGTTTGGCTCAGGTTCTGACCGACTACGGTCTGCTTTAG
- a CDS encoding glycosyltransferase family 4 protein, whose amino-acid sequence MPFVVYLCEFGTIYGGENSMLSGLQAMQRRGYEVAVACPAEGPLAEQLAKLDVPDLPFNWTDDAGRRIPLEQLREHLAAITATWKADIVHANSLSVSRILGPVQRPQGTKFVGHLRDIIKLNRRVVSDISSLDEIYCVSGATRSFHLDQRLTADNSLVLHNGIDLEEFTPPYTRQENRPLKLAYVGQLVMRKGIDVLLDGFRRAHAAGADIMLDLYGECHSTKEEARQYLANAERFVDQWNLNERVRFRGRTDRACEILQKADILVHAARQEPWGRVLLEAGACGLPIVATDVGGTREMYPRGEALLVPADDPESLAQAIGKLCQSRDLRQSMGRSARQRIEQFDINDYADKLAARYRKVLRGTVN is encoded by the coding sequence ATGCCGTTTGTCGTCTATCTTTGCGAGTTTGGGACGATCTACGGTGGCGAGAACTCCATGCTCAGCGGACTTCAGGCCATGCAGCGCCGCGGCTATGAGGTCGCCGTAGCGTGCCCGGCCGAAGGCCCTTTGGCTGAGCAGTTAGCCAAGCTCGATGTGCCTGACCTGCCGTTCAACTGGACTGACGACGCGGGAAGGCGAATACCGCTGGAGCAACTCCGCGAGCACCTTGCGGCCATTACGGCAACTTGGAAAGCCGATATCGTGCATGCCAACAGTCTGTCGGTATCGCGGATCTTAGGCCCTGTACAGCGGCCGCAGGGTACGAAGTTTGTTGGCCACCTCCGCGACATCATCAAACTGAATCGTCGCGTCGTCAGCGATATTTCTTCGCTGGATGAAATCTATTGTGTTTCGGGTGCGACACGATCTTTTCATTTAGACCAAAGGCTAACGGCTGATAATTCCTTGGTGTTGCACAATGGTATCGACTTAGAAGAATTCACTCCGCCCTATACCCGGCAAGAAAATCGTCCCCTCAAGCTGGCCTACGTAGGACAGCTGGTGATGCGGAAGGGAATCGACGTGTTACTGGACGGTTTTCGGCGGGCCCATGCTGCCGGTGCGGACATCATGCTCGACCTGTATGGCGAATGCCATTCGACCAAAGAAGAAGCACGACAGTATCTGGCCAACGCTGAGCGTTTCGTCGATCAATGGAACTTGAATGAGCGGGTTCGTTTTCGAGGGCGAACCGATCGTGCCTGCGAAATTCTTCAGAAGGCCGACATTCTCGTTCATGCGGCCCGGCAGGAACCATGGGGGCGCGTTCTGCTGGAAGCCGGGGCATGCGGATTGCCCATCGTCGCGACCGATGTCGGAGGAACCCGCGAGATGTATCCGCGGGGAGAAGCATTGCTTGTTCCGGCTGACGATCCGGAATCGCTGGCGCAGGCGATTGGAAAGCTCTGCCAGTCGCGGGACCTTCGCCAATCGATGGGAAGAAGTGCAAGGCAACGGATCGAACAATTCGACATTAACGATTATGCGGATAAACTGGCCGCTCGTTATCGAAAAGTACTGCGGGGCACCGTGAATTGA
- the mgtE gene encoding magnesium transporter: MINTLYLPELREMLAENDSDGLREFCTALHPARTAEFMEGLSPEEAWGVLDHADLSLQGEILSYFDYHRQVEMLEARPPESVAPVVATMSADDQVDLLGEVEEETAEQILACFSVDDRRDVLRLSNYEEGTAGAIMTTEMARLSENLTAREALKELTDQAEHLETIYYLYVVDDFGSLHGVVSTRDIVSALSKPQKHLSEIMETEVIHANVLDDQEDVLRKMADYDLLAIPVVDEELRLVGIITHDDILDVVVEEAAEDAYRAAAVEPLEETYLRTSVLTLSRKRGVWLAVLFVGAFLTTFALEQFESDLERIPWLVIFIPLVISTGGNSGNQSATLVITALNKGEASVRDWWIIMRRELAMGLILGLIMAFMGMLLALFKSPTPYSALVVPTTLVLVVIAGTLIGSMLPLMFKKIGLDPALMSNPFVAGLIDLFGIVIYLKVALLLLE, encoded by the coding sequence ATGATCAACACCCTGTACCTGCCGGAACTTCGTGAGATGCTGGCCGAGAACGACTCGGACGGTCTCCGCGAGTTCTGTACGGCTCTGCATCCGGCACGCACAGCCGAGTTCATGGAGGGCCTTTCCCCGGAAGAGGCCTGGGGGGTGCTTGATCACGCAGATCTAAGCCTACAGGGCGAGATCCTCTCGTATTTCGACTATCACCGGCAAGTCGAGATGCTCGAGGCACGGCCGCCTGAGTCGGTTGCTCCGGTGGTCGCCACGATGTCGGCCGACGACCAGGTCGATCTTTTGGGCGAGGTTGAAGAGGAAACGGCCGAGCAGATTCTGGCCTGCTTTTCCGTCGACGATCGCCGCGACGTGCTCCGTCTTTCGAACTACGAAGAGGGAACCGCCGGTGCCATCATGACGACCGAAATGGCACGGCTGAGCGAAAACCTCACTGCGCGCGAGGCCCTCAAGGAACTGACCGATCAAGCCGAGCACCTCGAAACTATCTATTACTTGTACGTGGTCGACGATTTCGGAAGCCTGCATGGAGTTGTCTCGACTCGCGATATTGTCTCGGCGCTGAGCAAGCCCCAAAAGCATTTGAGCGAGATCATGGAGACTGAGGTCATCCACGCCAATGTGCTGGACGACCAAGAGGACGTTCTCCGCAAGATGGCCGACTACGACCTTTTGGCGATTCCCGTGGTCGACGAGGAACTGCGACTGGTTGGTATTATTACGCACGACGATATTCTCGACGTGGTCGTCGAAGAGGCGGCCGAAGACGCCTACCGTGCGGCGGCCGTGGAACCGCTGGAAGAGACCTACCTGCGCACTTCCGTGCTGACGCTCAGCCGCAAGCGGGGTGTCTGGCTTGCCGTGTTGTTCGTGGGGGCTTTCCTCACGACGTTCGCATTGGAACAGTTTGAGTCCGACCTTGAGCGGATTCCGTGGTTGGTCATCTTTATTCCCCTGGTCATCTCCACTGGCGGAAATTCAGGGAATCAATCGGCAACGCTCGTCATTACCGCTCTGAACAAAGGAGAAGCCAGTGTTCGCGACTGGTGGATCATCATGCGCCGCGAGCTGGCGATGGGCCTGATCCTAGGCTTGATCATGGCGTTTATGGGGATGCTGCTGGCTCTCTTCAAATCCCCGACGCCTTATTCAGCGCTGGTGGTTCCGACGACGCTGGTTCTGGTAGTAATAGCCGGAACGTTGATCGGTTCGATGTTGCCCTTGATGTTCAAAAAGATTGGGCTTGATCCGGCCTTGATGAGCAACCCGTTCGTGGCCGGGCTGATCGACCTTTTTGGAATCGTGATCTACCTGAAGGTCGCTCTCTTACTACTCGAGTAG
- the rnc gene encoding ribonuclease III, with translation MLRGQDSPATGGDQLSECELKLGYTFKNRELLQSALTHASGANHRLGSNERLEFLGDAILGKFVCETLFRMFPNYLEGDLTRIKSIVVSRSTCARLSDQMGLEPFLILGKGMASTQSLPKSLLADVFEAIIAAIYLDGGDEAVNTFLASVLEDEIDQASAGEVGSNYKSMLQQFAQREYGTTPNYELVAEKGPDHSKFFNVAVELQGTRYTSAWGANKKEAEQRAAKNALHEIQGESPPYTEDMEPG, from the coding sequence ATGCTACGAGGTCAAGACTCGCCGGCTACCGGTGGAGATCAGCTCTCCGAGTGCGAACTGAAGCTCGGTTATACCTTCAAGAATCGTGAGCTTCTGCAGTCGGCCCTGACCCATGCATCGGGTGCCAACCATCGGCTGGGAAGTAACGAGCGCCTCGAATTCCTCGGCGATGCCATTCTCGGCAAGTTCGTCTGTGAGACCCTTTTTCGGATGTTTCCGAATTACTTGGAAGGGGATCTTACACGCATCAAATCCATCGTCGTCAGCCGCAGTACGTGCGCCCGGTTAAGTGATCAGATGGGGCTCGAGCCGTTTTTGATTCTGGGCAAAGGGATGGCCTCGACGCAGTCCCTTCCCAAGTCACTGCTGGCGGATGTATTCGAGGCAATCATCGCCGCGATCTATTTGGATGGGGGCGATGAAGCGGTGAATACGTTCCTGGCGAGCGTGCTCGAAGACGAGATCGATCAAGCTTCCGCAGGGGAAGTGGGCAGCAACTACAAGTCAATGCTGCAACAGTTCGCCCAACGGGAATACGGCACGACGCCCAATTACGAATTGGTTGCCGAAAAAGGTCCTGACCACAGCAAGTTCTTCAACGTGGCGGTCGAGCTTCAAGGCACTCGTTATACTTCTGCCTGGGGGGCCAACAAAAAGGAAGCTGAACAACGGGCCGCCAAGAATGCCCTCCACGAGATCCAAGGGGAAAGTCCTCCTTACACAGAAGACATGGAGCCTGGGTAA
- a CDS encoding response regulator: MDCPPITKTLPPLQCLPSLQSLHVLATEDQPFHQELLKRALSRHGATFHVEADGESTLARADLTSFDVILLDLMLPDTDGLQLAKALHDRNVKAPMVAITAGTMTYTPEVCYEAGFQGFLEKPYSPIGLAEMIRSVCDLPSNA; this comes from the coding sequence ATGGATTGCCCCCCAATCACCAAGACCTTGCCCCCACTGCAGTGTCTGCCCAGTCTTCAGTCACTGCATGTCCTGGCAACTGAGGATCAGCCGTTTCATCAAGAGCTATTGAAACGTGCCCTGAGTCGCCATGGTGCGACATTTCACGTTGAAGCGGACGGCGAGTCGACCCTGGCGCGAGCCGATCTGACCAGCTTCGACGTCATCCTGCTTGACTTGATGCTACCGGATACCGATGGTCTGCAATTGGCAAAAGCACTGCACGACCGAAATGTGAAGGCACCCATGGTGGCGATTACCGCCGGCACGATGACCTACACGCCTGAGGTGTGTTACGAAGCAGGCTTCCAGGGCTTCTTAGAGAAGCCCTATTCGCCGATTGGACTCGCCGAGATGATTCGCTCGGTATGCGATTTGCCATCCAATGCCTAG
- a CDS encoding methylated-DNA--[protein]-cysteine S-methyltransferase produces the protein MTIQNGVTIKQDSTSFKSVQLETSLGPAEVSWMGEKLSRFAWLPKRAKPKRRSFPEDLTDTQQELLQDIADYAAGIRIDFADVPTDLSHGTPFQQRIWEACQRIPYGEVVTYGELARLAGRPGAARAVGTAMSQNRIPLIIPCHRVISAGNKIGGFTSPQGISLKKQLLDLEAGGPTDFRMPQKSNYRKMPK, from the coding sequence GTGACGATACAAAATGGTGTAACTATCAAACAAGACAGTACTTCGTTCAAATCGGTTCAGCTAGAAACGTCTCTGGGGCCCGCCGAAGTGAGCTGGATGGGTGAAAAACTCAGCCGTTTCGCGTGGCTTCCTAAGCGAGCTAAACCAAAGCGGAGATCGTTTCCTGAAGATCTGACCGACACTCAGCAAGAGTTGCTTCAAGACATTGCCGACTACGCTGCTGGTATCCGTATCGATTTTGCGGATGTTCCCACCGACCTGTCTCATGGTACCCCTTTTCAGCAGCGGATCTGGGAGGCCTGCCAGCGGATACCCTACGGCGAAGTCGTCACCTACGGGGAACTTGCCAGGCTCGCCGGGCGACCGGGTGCTGCCAGAGCCGTCGGAACGGCCATGTCCCAGAACCGAATCCCCTTGATCATCCCTTGCCACCGAGTCATTTCGGCGGGGAACAAGATCGGCGGATTCACCAGTCCCCAAGGAATCAGCCTGAAAAAGCAGCTACTCGATCTGGAAGCTGGCGGTCCCACCGATTTTCGGATGCCGCAGAAAAGTAATTACCGGAAAATGCCGAAGTGA
- a CDS encoding formylglycine-generating enzyme family protein — MSFILLLSVCWQAHASGEDKDAARNSLGMTMIRLSQGEFEMGMLDEHRLKLEHKASAYQREIHDYVEKPSFPVRLSHDFSIGETEVTVSQFRAFVEATGYQTDAEKAGEAWVFQPDAKDPLDRFSLVQGANWKNPGFEQSDHHPVTCVSWHDAQAFCQWLSQKEGVTYRLPTEAQWEYACRAGTRSSYFSGEEPDSVYAVGNVADATLYALHPEDVLRQRVVRLASKDGDGFAFTAPTKSFRPNAWGIYDTHGNVWEWCSDKYSDRYYDDMLAEARQKGSRTQPEPIVDPQGPEDTPKHQHGDWRSLRGGSWYVAPLQCRSSVRAFAEAHDAFSYIGFRVVRQDN; from the coding sequence TTGAGTTTCATTCTTCTGCTTTCCGTTTGCTGGCAAGCTCACGCGAGTGGTGAAGATAAAGACGCGGCACGCAACTCACTCGGCATGACGATGATTCGTCTCTCACAGGGCGAGTTCGAGATGGGAATGCTCGACGAACATCGTTTGAAACTGGAGCACAAAGCGAGTGCCTACCAGCGCGAGATCCATGATTACGTCGAGAAACCTTCGTTTCCGGTTCGGCTTTCGCATGACTTTTCGATTGGAGAAACCGAAGTCACCGTTTCGCAGTTTCGCGCCTTTGTTGAAGCCACGGGCTACCAAACCGACGCGGAGAAAGCTGGCGAAGCCTGGGTGTTCCAACCGGACGCGAAAGACCCACTCGATCGGTTCTCGCTCGTCCAAGGTGCCAACTGGAAGAATCCCGGCTTTGAACAATCCGACCATCACCCAGTGACATGCGTCAGCTGGCACGACGCCCAGGCATTCTGCCAATGGCTTTCTCAGAAGGAAGGAGTGACCTATCGGCTTCCCACCGAAGCCCAGTGGGAATATGCTTGTCGCGCCGGAACGCGTAGTTCCTACTTCAGTGGCGAGGAACCAGACAGCGTATACGCCGTGGGCAACGTGGCTGATGCCACTCTCTATGCACTGCATCCGGAAGACGTTCTTCGCCAGCGCGTCGTGCGTCTTGCATCAAAGGACGGAGACGGTTTCGCCTTCACTGCTCCGACCAAGTCCTTTCGGCCCAACGCCTGGGGGATCTACGATACGCATGGCAACGTGTGGGAATGGTGCTCCGACAAGTACTCGGACCGCTACTACGACGATATGCTCGCCGAGGCTCGTCAGAAGGGCTCCCGAACCCAGCCCGAGCCAATCGTCGACCCGCAAGGCCCGGAAGATACTCCCAAGCATCAACATGGTGACTGGCGTTCGCTACGGGGAGGCTCCTGGTACGTCGCTCCACTCCAATGCCGCTCTTCCGTACGAGCGTTTGCCGAAGCCCACGACGCATTCAGCTACATTGGATTTCGGGTTGTGCGTCAGGATAACTGA